The following coding sequences lie in one Chelatococcus sp. YT9 genomic window:
- a CDS encoding LLM class flavin-dependent oxidoreductase, with protein MHDRKKMKLAMMWFAPGSHGAGWRMPGAARSTVTQFETYVEVAKKCEQAKLDALFFADSNAIQPTPLIEKRDKAAEKFYRAAIIEAMSVIPALAAVTSKLGLIATGTTTYNEPYTIARRFATIDLISKGRAGWNLVTSQHENEAQNFGFEKHMEHDERYVRAEEFFDVVTGLWNSWDADALVEDKENARYFDVEKVHVLNHKGKYFNVKGPLNVPRSPQGRPIIVQAGSSGPGRNLAARIADLVFSANSTLEESKAFTDDLKARAVACGRSADAVKLMPGFMPIIGRTEAEAKEHYLQLQSLITDEQALIAISRFAGGVDLSQYPLDGPLPELPTVNGAQTRQQIMIETARRENLSIRQIGRRFAESLGHNLVWGTPAQVADIMEDWFSKGACDGFCILPPYFPRGVDDFTDLLVPELQRRGLFRTEYEGSTLRENLGLPDPVHTKRVMADA; from the coding sequence ATGCACGATCGCAAGAAGATGAAGCTTGCCATGATGTGGTTCGCGCCAGGTTCGCACGGCGCGGGCTGGCGCATGCCGGGTGCCGCGCGCTCTACCGTGACGCAGTTCGAGACCTATGTCGAAGTCGCCAAGAAATGCGAACAGGCCAAGCTCGACGCCCTTTTCTTCGCCGATAGCAACGCCATCCAGCCGACGCCGCTGATCGAGAAGCGCGACAAGGCGGCGGAAAAGTTCTACCGCGCGGCAATCATCGAGGCCATGTCCGTGATCCCGGCGCTGGCCGCCGTGACCTCGAAGCTCGGTCTAATCGCCACCGGCACGACGACTTACAACGAGCCCTACACGATCGCGCGCCGCTTCGCGACGATAGATCTGATCAGCAAGGGCCGAGCCGGCTGGAATCTGGTCACCTCGCAGCACGAGAACGAGGCGCAGAATTTCGGTTTCGAAAAGCACATGGAGCACGACGAGCGCTATGTGCGGGCGGAAGAGTTCTTCGACGTGGTCACCGGGCTGTGGAACAGTTGGGACGCGGACGCCTTGGTCGAGGACAAGGAGAATGCACGCTATTTCGACGTAGAGAAGGTGCATGTCCTCAATCACAAGGGCAAGTACTTCAACGTCAAGGGGCCGCTCAACGTGCCGCGCTCACCCCAGGGGCGGCCGATCATCGTGCAGGCAGGGTCGTCCGGCCCCGGCCGCAATCTTGCCGCCAGGATTGCCGACCTTGTATTCTCCGCAAACTCCACTCTTGAAGAGAGCAAGGCCTTCACTGACGATTTGAAGGCGCGCGCAGTGGCCTGCGGCCGCTCGGCCGATGCGGTCAAACTGATGCCGGGCTTCATGCCAATCATTGGCCGAACAGAGGCGGAGGCAAAGGAACATTACCTGCAGCTGCAGTCTCTGATTACCGATGAGCAGGCGCTGATCGCGATCAGCCGCTTCGCTGGCGGCGTCGACCTGTCGCAATATCCGCTCGACGGCCCCTTGCCGGAGTTGCCCACTGTCAACGGCGCCCAGACGCGCCAGCAGATCATGATCGAGACGGCGCGGCGCGAAAATCTCAGCATCCGCCAGATAGGCCGGCGCTTTGCAGAGTCGCTCGGCCACAATTTAGTCTGGGGCACGCCGGCGCAGGTGGCCGACATCATGGAAGATTGGTTCAGCAAGGGAGCCTGTGACGGGTTCTGCATTCTGCCGCCCTATTTCCCACGTGGCGTGGACGATTTTACGGACCTCCTCGTGCCGGAATTGCAGCGCCGTGGCTTGTTCCGCACCGAATACGAGGGCTCGACGTTGCGGGAGAACCTCGGGTTGCCTGATCCGGTCCATACGAAACGGGTCATGGCTGACGCGTAG
- a CDS encoding cytochrome P450 produces MSESAVTSCPFSGTREYPIKRSNPLDPAPELAEMRAAEPFAKVRLWTGQDAWLVTRYDDVRKLLTDPRVSADNTLPNFPGATPGMLAVRTKYPSFITMDVPEHTQFRRMLTGEFAVKKIEALKPRIQQVVDERIDAILAKGPPSDIVRDLTLALPITMICDLLGVPYEDQDFFHAKADLITDSRTPPDVSSKAIQELCDVYIAGLIERKNLSPTDDLLSRLVVNQLRPGHLTPIQLIGIARLLLIAGHDTSAHTMSLGILALLENPEQKQALIDDPTLINSTVEEILRYVDVTHNGRRRIATADIEIGGHVIRKGEGIIAHNAAANRDADAFPDADKFRIQRDARHHIAFGYGIHQCLGQPLARAELQILIGTLFRRIPSLALAAPISSLEFKETSFVYGVERIPVTWES; encoded by the coding sequence ATGTCAGAATCCGCTGTTACGTCCTGTCCCTTTAGCGGCACCCGCGAATACCCCATCAAGCGCTCCAACCCGCTCGACCCTGCGCCGGAACTCGCCGAAATGCGCGCCGCCGAACCGTTCGCAAAGGTGCGCCTGTGGACCGGCCAGGATGCCTGGCTGGTGACGCGTTACGATGACGTGCGCAAGCTTTTAACAGATCCGCGGGTCAGCGCGGATAACACCTTGCCCAACTTTCCGGGCGCAACGCCCGGTATGCTGGCGGTGCGAACCAAATATCCGAGCTTCATCACCATGGACGTGCCTGAGCACACGCAGTTCCGGCGCATGCTCACCGGCGAATTCGCGGTCAAGAAGATCGAGGCGCTGAAACCGCGCATCCAGCAGGTCGTAGACGAGCGCATCGACGCGATCCTCGCCAAGGGGCCGCCGAGCGATATCGTGCGCGACCTGACCCTTGCGCTGCCGATCACCATGATCTGCGACCTGCTCGGCGTTCCCTACGAAGACCAGGATTTCTTCCACGCAAAGGCCGACCTGATCACCGACAGTCGCACCCCGCCGGACGTCTCCTCAAAAGCGATCCAGGAATTGTGCGACGTCTATATCGCCGGATTGATCGAGAGGAAGAACCTGAGCCCGACGGACGACCTCCTGAGCCGGCTGGTGGTGAACCAGCTCAGGCCAGGGCACCTCACGCCGATTCAGCTCATCGGCATCGCGCGCCTGTTGCTGATCGCCGGCCACGACACCTCCGCGCACACCATGTCGCTCGGTATTCTGGCGCTGCTCGAGAATCCGGAGCAGAAACAGGCGCTGATCGACGATCCGACGTTGATCAACAGCACGGTCGAGGAAATTCTGCGCTACGTCGATGTCACCCATAACGGCCGCAGGCGTATAGCGACGGCAGACATCGAAATCGGCGGACATGTCATTAGGAAGGGCGAAGGCATTATCGCCCACAATGCAGCGGCCAATCGCGACGCTGACGCTTTTCCGGACGCGGACAAGTTCCGCATCCAACGCGATGCGCGCCATCACATCGCCTTCGGCTACGGCATCCACCAGTGCCTCGGCCAGCCTTTGGCCCGGGCCGAGCTGCAAATCCTGATTGGTACCCTGTTCCGCCGCATACCAAGCCTGGCGCTTGCGGCACCGATATCGAGTCTCGAATTCAAGGAAACCAGCTTCGTCTATGGCGTAGAGCGGATTCCTGTCACGTGGGAGAGCTGA
- a CDS encoding ferredoxin, whose translation MRVLIEQARCCGAGQCVLAAPDIFDQREEDGIVILLQENPPEESRADVLQAIKVCPALAIRLED comes from the coding sequence ATGCGCGTGCTCATCGAACAGGCGAGATGCTGCGGCGCCGGTCAATGCGTGCTTGCGGCGCCGGATATCTTCGACCAACGCGAGGAGGACGGCATCGTCATCCTGCTGCAGGAGAACCCGCCGGAAGAGAGCCGTGCGGACGTGCTGCAGGCGATCAAGGTTTGCCCCGCGCTTGCGATCCGGCTCGAGGACTGA
- a CDS encoding FAD-dependent oxidoreductase, protein MRTVIVVGGSAAGLAAVQALRAEGYRGRILVVGAEPHLPYDRPPLSKGFIADNLPFEHVRLSEPALLNELGAEWLIPARACELDLDRRMLRLEAGDRLGFDGLILATGVSPRVFPGPRPNGVYTLRSLDDAAALRTALGSAPQVAVIGTGVLGMEFAATARKLGLDVTVIGNAPHPLARQFPAAIGNLLAARHRAAGVMLRLEVQVAGFEEKGGHLSGVRLADGDIVPAELALVAIGSQPDVDWLRTSGLPIGDGILCDACCRAAPGVYAAGDVASWWHSGYGARLRIEHRMNATEQAGATVKNLLGAAEDFRPIPFMWSDQHDIKLQSYGIFPDDGEVEIEGDMASGRFVALCHNQGRVVGALGWNAVKALRQSRMRLVEAMEGIRLDELQLTVG, encoded by the coding sequence TTGCGCACGGTCATTGTCGTCGGCGGGTCGGCCGCGGGGCTCGCCGCCGTCCAGGCGCTGCGCGCGGAAGGTTACAGGGGCCGCATTCTCGTGGTCGGGGCGGAACCCCACCTTCCCTACGACCGGCCGCCACTCTCCAAGGGTTTCATCGCCGACAACCTGCCTTTCGAGCATGTTCGGCTCAGCGAGCCGGCGCTGCTTAATGAGCTGGGGGCCGAATGGCTCATTCCTGCGCGGGCCTGCGAGCTCGATCTCGACCGCCGCATGCTCCGGTTGGAAGCGGGCGACCGGCTCGGCTTCGACGGGTTGATTCTTGCCACCGGCGTCAGCCCGCGCGTCTTTCCCGGCCCGCGACCGAACGGCGTGTACACGCTTCGCAGCTTGGATGACGCAGCCGCGCTGCGCACTGCATTGGGAAGCGCGCCCCAAGTCGCGGTTATCGGCACTGGCGTCCTCGGTATGGAATTCGCTGCCACCGCCCGCAAGCTTGGTCTCGATGTCACGGTTATCGGCAACGCGCCGCACCCGCTGGCCCGCCAGTTCCCCGCCGCGATCGGCAACCTGCTCGCCGCGCGCCACCGCGCGGCGGGCGTGATGCTGCGCTTGGAGGTCCAGGTGGCCGGCTTCGAAGAGAAGGGTGGGCATCTAAGCGGCGTGCGGCTTGCCGATGGCGATATCGTTCCGGCCGAGCTCGCGCTGGTCGCGATCGGATCGCAGCCTGATGTCGACTGGCTGCGCACGAGCGGCTTGCCGATCGGCGACGGCATTCTGTGCGATGCTTGCTGCCGCGCCGCGCCCGGCGTCTATGCGGCCGGCGACGTCGCCTCCTGGTGGCATTCCGGCTACGGCGCGCGGCTGCGCATCGAGCACCGTATGAATGCCACCGAACAGGCGGGCGCAACGGTGAAGAACCTGCTAGGCGCCGCCGAAGACTTCCGACCGATTCCTTTCATGTGGAGCGACCAGCACGACATCAAGCTGCAGAGCTATGGCATCTTCCCGGATGATGGCGAGGTGGAGATCGAGGGCGACATGGCGTCAGGCCGCTTCGTTGCGCTCTGCCACAATCAAGGCCGCGTTGTGGGCGCGCTCGGCTGGAATGCCGTCAAGGCGCTGCGGCAAAGTCGCATGCGGCTCGTCGAGGCTATGGAGGGGATCCGTCTGGATGAGCTGCAGCTGACGGTGGGCTGA
- a CDS encoding LLM class flavin-dependent oxidoreductase yields MLGTGNQVDGWRAEGADPTNFDIKALARIATTAERAKMDFVFVPDNVSAEVDDHPSMVARLEPIAQLSALAMVTSRIGLVGTASTMFSQPYNLARAFQSLDLISAGRAGWNVVTTSSPIAGLNFGTEGRREHDLRYEMADEFVEVVRGLWNTWDDGAVLVDRAKGRYFDPTRIHLLNHKGKCYSVRGPLNAPRGPQGNPVLVQAGSSPAGMGFAARHADLIVTVQHAIGEGRDFYDKVRSMAAGHGRDPNQCKILNGIFTVVGRTDEEAHAKLARLAAFVDVQSSIRTVSDRLGHDLTQYSLDGPVPDLPMTDGMQGFARALIPLARRENYTLRQLFNLMAVGRGYIVAVGTPDKIADIMQEWVDARAADGFVIMPAYFPDYLDDFAELVTPELQRRGAFRETYSGVTLRDHLGLPRV; encoded by the coding sequence GTGCTGGGCACTGGCAACCAGGTCGATGGGTGGCGGGCGGAAGGCGCCGACCCCACCAATTTCGATATTAAGGCGCTTGCCCGCATCGCGACGACGGCTGAGCGGGCGAAGATGGATTTCGTCTTCGTTCCCGACAATGTTTCGGCCGAGGTCGACGATCACCCATCCATGGTGGCGCGGCTGGAACCGATCGCGCAACTTAGCGCGCTGGCCATGGTGACGAGTCGCATCGGGCTCGTCGGCACCGCCTCCACCATGTTCTCCCAACCTTACAACCTTGCCCGCGCCTTCCAATCGCTTGATCTGATCAGCGCCGGGCGGGCCGGCTGGAATGTGGTTACGACCTCCTCGCCCATCGCGGGGCTCAATTTCGGCACCGAGGGGCGGCGGGAGCACGATCTGCGCTACGAAATGGCCGACGAGTTCGTCGAGGTCGTGCGCGGACTCTGGAACACCTGGGACGATGGCGCGGTGCTGGTTGATCGTGCGAAGGGCCGCTACTTCGATCCCACGCGGATCCACCTCCTCAACCATAAGGGTAAATGCTATTCGGTGCGCGGACCTCTCAACGCGCCCCGCGGGCCGCAGGGCAATCCCGTGCTGGTGCAGGCGGGATCATCGCCGGCCGGCATGGGCTTCGCCGCGCGCCATGCCGACCTGATCGTGACCGTGCAGCACGCGATCGGGGAAGGGCGCGACTTTTACGACAAGGTGCGCAGCATGGCGGCCGGTCATGGCCGCGACCCGAACCAGTGCAAGATCCTGAACGGCATCTTTACCGTGGTTGGCCGTACTGACGAAGAAGCGCATGCCAAGCTGGCGCGCCTGGCGGCGTTCGTCGACGTACAAAGCTCGATTCGCACGGTGTCGGACCGGCTCGGCCATGATCTCACACAGTATTCGCTCGACGGGCCCGTCCCGGACCTGCCGATGACCGATGGTATGCAGGGCTTCGCGCGCGCGCTGATTCCCCTGGCGCGACGCGAAAATTACACGCTGCGGCAATTGTTCAACCTCATGGCAGTCGGGCGCGGCTACATCGTCGCCGTCGGCACCCCGGACAAGATCGCCGACATCATGCAGGAGTGGGTGGATGCGCGGGCGGCCGATGGCTTCGTCATCATGCCCGCCTATTTCCCTGACTATCTGGACGACTTCGCCGAATTGGTCACTCCCGAGCTGCAGCGCCGCGGCGCTTTCCGTGAGACCTACTCCGGCGTTACTCTGCGCGATCATCTCGGCCTGCCGCGCGTCTGA
- a CDS encoding LysR substrate-binding domain-containing protein codes for MSYTRRYLPSVSLLAAFEATARLGSVSAAAKELSLTQSAVSRQIRALEEQLQVELFVRDRQTVRPNSAAMNFLAEVREALDRLSTASQNLYANPNGGILNVTILSSFGTRWLAPRLSDFKRLYPGITVNLKTRFSLFDFRDEGVDAAIHAGVPYWPGAEMVELRREFLVPACSRDFRESRGIRTPADLIGQPLIHMGSMGRATDWEKWFRALGLEPGRISAGSFDQFSTVARAAAAGLGVGLLPTFLIEEELLGGHLVPAVDVTYESSDKYYLAWPEGRKDYPPLIAFRDWIVAQSGVEERLGPTPARP; via the coding sequence ATGAGTTATACCCGGCGCTATCTACCGTCTGTCTCGTTGCTCGCGGCCTTCGAGGCGACGGCGCGGCTGGGAAGCGTCAGCGCGGCGGCCAAGGAGCTGAGCCTCACGCAGAGCGCCGTGAGCCGGCAGATCCGCGCGCTGGAGGAGCAGCTGCAGGTCGAGCTCTTCGTGCGCGACCGCCAGACGGTTCGGCCGAACTCCGCGGCCATGAATTTCTTGGCCGAGGTGCGGGAGGCGCTCGACCGACTCTCGACCGCCTCGCAAAACCTCTATGCCAATCCAAATGGCGGCATCCTCAACGTGACGATCCTGTCGTCCTTTGGGACGCGCTGGCTGGCGCCACGGCTGTCCGACTTCAAGCGCCTATATCCTGGCATCACGGTCAATTTAAAGACGCGCTTCAGCCTGTTTGATTTCCGTGACGAGGGCGTCGATGCCGCAATCCATGCTGGTGTGCCTTACTGGCCGGGCGCGGAGATGGTTGAGCTGCGGCGTGAGTTTCTCGTACCCGCCTGCAGTCGAGATTTTCGAGAGAGCCGCGGTATCCGCACGCCCGCTGACCTCATCGGGCAGCCGCTGATCCATATGGGCTCGATGGGGCGCGCCACCGATTGGGAGAAGTGGTTTCGGGCGCTGGGACTGGAGCCCGGCCGGATCTCGGCCGGCAGCTTCGACCAGTTTTCAACCGTCGCCCGCGCCGCGGCAGCGGGCCTAGGTGTCGGGCTCCTGCCGACCTTCCTCATCGAGGAGGAACTGTTGGGCGGGCACCTCGTCCCGGCGGTCGACGTCACCTATGAAAGCAGCGACAAATATTATCTTGCCTGGCCGGAGGGCAGAAAGGACTACCCGCCCTTGATCGCCTTCCGCGACTGGATCGTGGCGCAGTCCGGAGTTGAGGAGCGACTCGGCCCAACGCCTGCTCGACCATGA
- a CDS encoding phytanoyl-CoA dioxygenase family protein, whose protein sequence is MTVQFTRPITEDEIRTYEEDGVVCLRNILSAEWVKMLQDAVEDVLNQPGPSGHDIAAGSGSGKFGYDIFMWTFNERFRQFQAESPMPEWAATLMRSKAVNLAVDAMFVKEPNTTNHTPWHHDQPYLWMDGTQVCSFWTPLDSVTLETGVTEWIPGSHRTGKWYRPAGFDAKKYKDYPDDLFEPLPDIEANRGDWNIVHFDMDPGDVLAHHLLTLHHAPGNTSQDRRRRALAFRYAGDDVTYAKRPMGPQPLRDPGLSVGQPLNSAMFPQVWPRRPLAALDRDAQAIDALAAA, encoded by the coding sequence ATGACCGTGCAATTCACAAGGCCGATCACAGAGGACGAAATCCGCACCTATGAGGAGGACGGCGTCGTATGCCTGCGCAACATCCTCAGCGCCGAATGGGTGAAGATGCTGCAGGACGCAGTCGAGGACGTGCTGAACCAGCCAGGCCCGTCCGGCCATGATATCGCTGCCGGCTCCGGTAGCGGCAAGTTCGGCTACGACATCTTTATGTGGACCTTCAACGAGCGTTTCCGCCAGTTCCAGGCCGAGTCGCCCATGCCGGAATGGGCCGCGACCCTCATGCGCTCCAAGGCGGTGAACCTCGCCGTCGACGCAATGTTCGTCAAGGAGCCGAATACGACAAACCACACACCGTGGCACCATGATCAGCCGTATCTTTGGATGGACGGGACGCAGGTCTGCTCGTTCTGGACGCCGCTCGATTCCGTCACCCTGGAAACCGGCGTGACCGAGTGGATCCCTGGCTCCCACCGCACGGGCAAGTGGTATCGTCCTGCTGGCTTCGACGCCAAGAAGTACAAGGACTATCCTGATGATTTGTTCGAGCCGCTGCCAGACATCGAGGCCAACCGCGGTGACTGGAACATCGTGCATTTCGACATGGATCCAGGCGACGTGCTGGCCCACCATCTGCTGACGCTGCACCATGCGCCGGGCAACACGTCGCAAGACCGGCGCCGGCGTGCCCTTGCTTTCCGCTATGCCGGGGACGACGTCACCTATGCCAAGCGCCCGATGGGGCCGCAGCCGCTACGCGATCCAGGCCTCTCGGTGGGGCAGCCGCTAAACTCGGCTATGTTCCCGCAGGTCTGGCCGCGGCGCCCGCTTGCCGCATTGGACCGTGACGCGCAGGCGATTGACGCCTTGGCAGCGGCGTAA
- a CDS encoding DMT family transporter: MPRKSLAGIGLKLGSVSFFVSMFALIKLAGSVPTGQVVFYRSVFAMLPILAFLVLRRELAMALKTSRPLGHVGRGLCGSASIGLTFLALAYLPLSDAIMFGYAQPLFAVALGAIMLGEIVRPSRWLAVLAGLAGVAVVAWPGLTIFSGEGFDGHQAIGAGAAIGGAFATACSVLMLKALVETERSSTIVLWFSLTSTGFALATFPFGWADLSDEQTLLLALGGFAGGMAHVLVTESLRHADMSMLAPLDYTSVLIGPVLGYLLFAELPTLHMLVGGTMIASAGLFLIWTERR, encoded by the coding sequence ATGCCAAGAAAATCTCTGGCCGGGATCGGGCTGAAGCTCGGCTCCGTCTCATTCTTCGTTTCCATGTTCGCGCTGATCAAGCTGGCCGGCAGCGTGCCGACCGGACAGGTCGTGTTCTATCGCTCAGTCTTCGCCATGCTGCCGATCCTGGCTTTCCTCGTTCTGCGCAGGGAATTGGCGATGGCGCTGAAAACCAGCCGACCGCTCGGTCATGTCGGGCGCGGCCTCTGTGGTTCTGCTAGCATCGGCCTCACCTTTCTCGCGCTGGCCTACCTGCCGCTCTCCGACGCGATCATGTTCGGCTATGCGCAGCCGCTGTTTGCCGTCGCGCTGGGAGCTATCATGCTCGGCGAGATCGTCCGGCCCTCGCGCTGGTTGGCGGTGCTTGCAGGCCTGGCCGGGGTCGCTGTGGTTGCCTGGCCCGGCCTCACCATTTTTAGTGGTGAGGGTTTTGACGGCCACCAAGCGATCGGCGCCGGGGCGGCGATCGGCGGCGCCTTTGCAACCGCCTGTTCGGTGCTGATGCTGAAGGCGCTGGTCGAGACCGAGCGCTCCTCCACCATCGTGCTCTGGTTTTCGCTGACCTCTACGGGTTTCGCGCTGGCGACGTTCCCTTTCGGCTGGGCCGACCTTTCGGACGAACAAACGCTGCTTCTTGCGCTCGGTGGGTTCGCCGGCGGCATGGCGCACGTGCTCGTCACCGAAAGCCTGCGCCACGCCGACATGTCGATGCTGGCGCCGCTCGACTATACCTCGGTGCTCATCGGTCCGGTTCTGGGTTATCTCCTGTTTGCCGAATTGCCGACGCTGCATATGCTCGTCGGCGGCACGATGATAGCCTCCGCGGGACTTTTCCTGATCTGGACGGAACGACGGTGA
- a CDS encoding ABC transporter substrate-binding protein — translation MTGLRLARLAWGAALALGLTTGGLSAAEEIKIGTVLPMTGDAASYGTWMRNGMNIAVDQINAKWGPERKLTVIYEDSKSNPRDGVAAMNKLIAADRVNAVMTTLTGITKALIPIAEEKKVILTTSATLPGITEGKSYVFRNATNLGSEIRALNEFAKTRYKKAAVLWVNLEWADWGAKAFEKQFKADGGEIVESLSFAPDSTDMRAQLTRIRVAKPDVILVLAYKTTGQVLKQARELGIEAPFIGTLDFELPEVVQIAKEAAEGSVYTKAVFDTDNPVAGTMTDYTAEYEKRYGQKPEVYGATMYDMLLILADAMAKSNGDTEAARKAILAVKDFPGASGTTTFLANGDVDKAVELKTIKGGQYVDYKN, via the coding sequence ATGACTGGATTACGACTTGCGAGGCTTGCCTGGGGCGCGGCACTCGCGCTCGGGCTGACGACAGGAGGCCTTTCGGCCGCCGAAGAGATCAAAATCGGCACGGTTCTGCCAATGACCGGGGACGCCGCGTCCTACGGCACCTGGATGCGAAACGGCATGAACATCGCCGTGGACCAGATTAACGCGAAGTGGGGTCCGGAGCGCAAGCTCACCGTCATCTACGAGGACAGCAAAAGCAATCCGCGCGACGGCGTGGCGGCGATGAACAAGCTGATCGCGGCGGACCGGGTCAACGCGGTCATGACCACGCTGACGGGCATCACGAAGGCGCTGATCCCGATCGCAGAAGAGAAGAAGGTCATTCTCACCACCTCGGCCACGCTGCCGGGGATTACTGAAGGCAAGTCCTACGTCTTCCGGAACGCTACTAATCTCGGCAGCGAAATCCGCGCTCTCAACGAATTCGCGAAAACCCGGTACAAGAAGGCGGCGGTCCTGTGGGTCAATCTCGAATGGGCCGACTGGGGTGCCAAGGCTTTCGAGAAGCAGTTTAAGGCCGATGGCGGAGAGATCGTCGAGAGTCTGTCTTTCGCGCCCGACTCCACCGACATGCGCGCGCAACTCACCCGCATCCGCGTCGCCAAGCCCGATGTCATCCTGGTTTTGGCCTACAAGACCACGGGCCAGGTGTTGAAGCAGGCGCGCGAGCTCGGCATCGAAGCGCCGTTTATTGGCACGCTTGATTTCGAACTGCCCGAAGTGGTGCAGATCGCAAAGGAAGCGGCCGAAGGGAGCGTCTACACCAAGGCCGTCTTCGACACCGACAATCCGGTGGCAGGCACGATGACGGACTACACTGCCGAATACGAGAAGCGCTACGGCCAGAAGCCGGAAGTCTATGGCGCTACCATGTACGACATGTTGCTGATACTGGCCGACGCGATGGCGAAGTCCAACGGCGACACGGAGGCGGCTCGCAAGGCAATCCTCGCCGTCAAGGATTTCCCGGGCGCTTCCGGGACCACGACCTTCCTGGCCAATGGTGACGTCGACAAGGCGGTCGAGCTGAAGACGATCAAGGGCGGCCAGTACGTCGACTACAAGAACTGA
- a CDS encoding branched-chain amino acid ABC transporter permease: MELVLQIFAGGVVTAALYGLFGLSFSFIYSSTRIMHFAHGATYTLAMFAFYCLTALAGLPLLAAAAATVALAALAGWAMMAGFYQAFLTKGASQGALMIASLGLFIAVESIAGLLFGTSSRVVSTAAVSRGLDFGGIYLTGLQLWMFGLCAAAIILALATVRLSSLGRAVRGMADDPDLAENLGIDVRRLRGIVFGVGSALLALGAVLVSLDVGVVPGSSLRMLLIAATASIIGGSHSLYGGLVGGLAVGLLESVGLYALDARWLNVMIFSALILILLIQPSGLLKLGRR; the protein is encoded by the coding sequence TTGGAGCTGGTTCTTCAGATTTTCGCGGGCGGCGTAGTGACGGCAGCGCTTTACGGCCTGTTCGGCCTAAGCTTCAGCTTCATCTATTCCTCTACACGGATCATGCATTTCGCACATGGTGCGACCTACACGCTGGCCATGTTCGCCTTTTACTGCCTGACGGCACTGGCCGGCCTGCCGCTGCTTGCGGCAGCAGCGGCAACGGTGGCTTTGGCCGCACTCGCAGGCTGGGCGATGATGGCAGGCTTCTACCAGGCCTTCCTGACCAAGGGCGCCTCGCAGGGTGCGCTGATGATCGCCTCGCTTGGCCTTTTCATTGCTGTGGAAAGCATTGCCGGCCTTCTGTTCGGCACCAGCTCACGCGTTGTGTCCACCGCGGCGGTGTCGCGCGGTCTGGATTTCGGCGGCATCTATCTCACCGGCTTGCAGCTTTGGATGTTCGGTCTTTGCGCCGCGGCGATCATTCTGGCGCTTGCGACGGTGCGGCTGTCGAGCCTCGGGCGCGCGGTCAGAGGCATGGCGGACGATCCCGATCTTGCCGAAAACCTCGGCATCGACGTGCGGCGCCTGCGGGGCATCGTTTTTGGCGTCGGCTCCGCCCTTCTGGCGCTCGGTGCGGTGCTGGTGTCGCTTGACGTTGGCGTGGTGCCGGGCTCGAGCCTGAGAATGCTCTTGATCGCCGCCACCGCCAGTATCATCGGCGGCAGTCACTCGCTCTATGGCGGGCTGGTCGGCGGCCTCGCCGTCGGTTTGCTCGAAAGCGTAGGCCTCTACGCGCTCGATGCCCGCTGGCTGAACGTCATGATCTTCTCGGCGCTGATCCTCATCCTCCTCATCCAGCCGTCCGGTCTTCTGAAGCTGGGGAGACGCTGA